One stretch of Arachis hypogaea cultivar Tifrunner chromosome 20, arahy.Tifrunner.gnm2.J5K5, whole genome shotgun sequence DNA includes these proteins:
- the LOC112785159 gene encoding pentatricopeptide repeat-containing protein At4g21065-like: MRLYSKLSSLVHTSQPLNPKIHLCSSTFLSSSSTTATLNPVPHIVTKCIALLQFWASSISKLRQIHAYSLRHGVPLNNPDMGKHLIFTIVSLSAPMSYAYHVFAVLHDPNVFTWNTMIRGYAESDDPSPALHFYRKMSVSCVEPDTHTYPFLLKAVAKSLNVREGEAIHSVTVRKGFGSLMFVQNGLLHMYAVCGDTESAHKLFESMVERDLVAWNSVINGFALNGRPSEALTLFREMKMEGLEPDGFTMVSLLSACAELGALELGRRVHVFLLKVGLTENMHVNNSLLDFYAKCGSIREAKQVFGEMRERNVVSFTSLIVGLAVNGFGEEALEFFKEMEEQRVKPSEITFVGVLYACSHCGMLNEGFNYFRRMKDEYEIMPRIEHYGCMVDLLSRAGLVKQAYEYIQNMPIQPNSVIWRTLLGACTIHGHLGLGEIARSHLLKLEPKHSGDYVLLSNIYAAEHRWSDVQTVRRSMLEDGVRKTPGYSMVELGNRVYEFTMGDRSHPQSKDVYALLEKITELLKLEGYVPHTANVLADIEEEEKEQALSYHSEKVAIAFMILNTPPGTPIRVMKNLRVCADCHMAIKLISKVYDREIVIRDRSRFHHFRGGSCSCKDYW; encoded by the coding sequence ATGAGACTATACTCAAAGCTCTCCTCATTGGTGCACACATCTCAGCCTTTGAACCCCAAAATCCACCTATGTTCCTCAACCttcttatcatcatcatcaacaactgCCACACTGAACCCAGTACCCCATATTGTCACAAAATGCATTGCTCTATTGCAGTTTTGGGCATCTTCCATATCCAAACTAAGACAAATCCATGCATATTCACTTAGGCATGGTGTCCCACTCAACAACCCTGACATGGGCAAGCATCTCATTTTTACAATTGTATCCCTCTCTGCACCCATGTCTTATGCCTACCATGTGTTTGCTGTATTGCATGACCCAAATGTGTTCACTTGGAACACCATGATAAGGGGTTATGCTGAAAGTGATGACCCAAGTCCTGCACTTCATTTCTACCGTAAAATGTCGGTGTCTTGTGTTGAGCCTGACACTCACACTTACCCTTTTCTTCTCAAGGCTGTTGCCAAGTCTTTGAATGTTAGAGAAGGGGAAGCTATACATTCAGTTACAGTGAGAAAAGGGTTTGGCTCTTTGATGTTTGTTCAGAACGGTTTGCTTCACATGTATGCTGTTTGCGGCGATACAGAAAGCGCACACAAGCTGTTTGAGTCAATGGTGGAAAGAGATCTTGTGGCTTGGAATTCTGTGATTAATGGGTTTGCTCTTAATGGCAGGCCTAGTGAGGCCTTGACGCTATTCAGGGAGATGAAAATGGAGGGACTGGAGCCGGATGGGTTCACTATGGTTAGCCTTTTATCTGCTTGTGCTGAACTTGGAGCTCTAGAATTAGGACGTAGGGTTCATGTGTTCTTGTTGAAGGTAGGATTGACAGAGAACATGCATGTGAACAATTCACTGCTGGACTTTTATGCCAAGTGTGGGAGCATCAGGGAGGCGAAACAAGTTTTTGGCGAGATGAGAGAAAGGAATGTGGTTTCTTTTACTTCTTTGATTGTTGGCTTGGCAGTGAATGGCTTTGGGGAGGAAGCACTTGAGTTTTTCAAAGAGATGGAAGAACAAAGAGTTAAGCCTAGTGAGATTACTTTtgttggtgtcttgtatgcttgCAGCCACTGTGGAATGTTGAATGAAGGGTTTAATTACTTTAGAAGGATGAAAGATGAATATGAAATCATGCCACGGATAGAACACTATGGCTGCATGGTGGACCTGCTGAGTAGGGCAGGTTTAGTGAAACAAGCATATGAATATATTCAGAACATGCCAATCCAGCCAAATTCTGTTATTTGGAGGACCTTATTGGGAGCATGCACAATCCATGGTCATTTAGGCCTAGGGGAGATAGCTAGATCACACCTTTTGAAGTTAGAGCCTAAACATAGCGGGGACTATGTGCTTCTCTCGAATATTTATGCGGCCGAACACCGTTGGTCAGATGTACAGACAGTAAGAAGATCAATGCTAGAGGATGGTGTTAGGAAAACACCTGGCTATAGCATGGTGGAGTTGGGAAATCGGGTTTATGAGTTTACTATGGGCGATAGGTCTCATCCTCAGAGTAAGGATGTATATGCACTGTTAGAGAAAATCACAGAGTTGCTGAAGTTAGAAGGTTATGTTCCTCACACTGCAAATGTACTTGCAGAcatagaggaagaggagaaggagcAAGCTTTGTCTTATCACAGTGAAAAGGTGGCAATCGCTTTTATGATCCTAAATACACCACCAGGGACCCCAATTAGGGTCATGAAGAACTTGAGGGTTTGTGCAGATTGTCATATGGCTATAAAACTCATATCAAAGGTTTATGATAGAGAGATTGTTATCAGGGATCGTAGTAGGTTCCACCATTTTAGAGGTGGCTCATGTTCATGTAAAGATTACTGGTAA
- the LOC140182993 gene encoding glutathione S-transferase T2-like → MTREVVACKKRWYKINKTIAQFAGCYDQASQNIRSGSNADDIKELAYKFYSINYGKKFTFERYWNMLRLEQKWKSQLPTQSGGSKRTKVSATGAYSSSSNPETPLADEPGVDSPIFPQGSKKSKRKGKGKAQMSENFNEKKSSVVKKLSLMEEIKNINAKEREMERMAKETEMDIGSGKS, encoded by the exons ATGACAAGGGAGGTTGTTGCATGTAAGAAACGATGGTATAAGATCAACAAGACTATTGCACAATTTGCTGGTTGCTACGATCAAGCTAGTCAAAATATAAGGAGTGGTTCAAATGCTGATGATATAAAGGAGTTGGCCTATAAATTTTATTCCATAAATTATGGTAAAAAATTCACTTTTGAGAGGTATTGGAACATGCTTCGGTTGGAGCAAAAATGGAAAAGCCAACTACCTACACAGAGTGGCGGCTCGAAGAGAACCAAGGTTAGTGCAACTGGAGCatactcatcctcatcaaacCCAGAAACACCGTTGGCTGACGAACCCGGTGTGGACTCTCCCATTTTCCCacaaggatcaaagaagagcaagcgAAAAGGTAAGGGAAAAGCACAAATGTCTGAAAATTTTAACGAAAAGAAATCATCGGTTGTTAAAAAATTATCTCTCATGGAAGAAAttaagaat ATAAATGCAAAAGAAAGGGAAATGGAAAGGATGGCCAAGGAAACGGAAATGGATATTGGTagtgggaaatcgtga